GTGCTGCAGACGGAGCGGCTGACGGAGGCGCCGCTCAGGCTTCCCTTGCCCTTGCCCGAGCGCATGGCCATCACGTGCTCCGACAACATGTGGTCGTGGTCCTCGTTGGGCGTGTCCAGCAGGATGAAGACCAGGTCGAAGCGAGACAGCAGCGCACTGCCCATCCTGATTATTTAGATGACAATACATTCGTTTTATTCATTTTAAATGCTTAAGACAGTGAAGAGATACAGGACGGTTGTGAGTGTGAGATATGGGAGATGTTGGCAATCCGGCAGGGGGAAGAGTAGCAGATTTAGGGGTCCCGTTCAATACctaacctcccctcctctccttttgtcaTAGATGACAGAAGTTGTCTTTAATATGATATTCAAAATggtattttctcatttgcaatcaggatgttaaatgggtaaaagtcccccaaacgttgttgtgcctaggctgacagcgggcaaACTTTATTGTGTTCTCCACTGAGGTGGGGTGTCTGCGAAGCACAAggtcacaagcaaaaggagaggattgGAGGTTAGAGATTGAAAGGGGCCCCTAGATCTTGATTAGATGATGATGACATTATTATGATTACCAACAATCAGAATAACAGCAATTATTGTCATTTTTAATTATCATCATTACTGTTGTTGTTAAAGACAGGAAATTGTTTTAATACGGACCATGGCATGCATAATGATGAATATTGTTGTACATGAGAATgcatcatgtacagtatatattatgcaaaaaaagtcaatctttttttaaatactgTTTGAAGAAGTAAAGTGATAACGTGTTCCACTTGTTGAGTTGCTGGGTAAACAAGGCAGAATATATTTTTGCCTGGTGGGTTGTTCTAGCAGCACACCATAGGGGAAAATCATAGCTGGGCCCTGAAATCAGTTCTTCAAACATAGTGCTCTAGcagtgtttttttaatttttatctcAGTTTGCATCTGTGTatcaagtaggggtgggcgatatgacgatattaaatcgtgaatcgtgatattgagtaaaagatcgtctcgaatctgccaaagtggagaaatcgtatagatcgtcttgcagtgaggatgtttattatcagtatcagagtgacgttttctcacttgtgttgttgtcttcactttattctttgcattattgtattccaattgtacactttatgagagtatcatcagtgtgttaacattttattgactgcaaattacaaattgcaagtatctgaaagttgttttttgttgtttttattttttggatggaagatcgtgataaaaaatcgaaatcgagatttcatgttaaaaaatcgtgatacaacatttttgccatatcgcccacccctagtatcAAGTCACCGAAGAGGGCTTGGCACTATGGCAACACAGCCACAGTGGCCTATTGCATGCAGTTAAGCACTTTGACTGTTTGTTCCATCCACCCTTCATCTTAGAGCTAGACAATGCGTTTCATGCTACAGGCTGGCTTGCCAAGCTAACTGGTGAGTCCACCTGTATGCAAACGGGAAGACGGCCAGGTGGTACCTCTGCAGTCACAGCAGCTTTATGGGTAAacatggaggggtggggggatggtaTGAGGCGTGGGCTGCTGTCTGACAAGCCTGCTTGTTcagcacacacatgctgtgcgTTCTGTCTGCCTACATACGCCATGTTTCTTTCATATTCTACAAATGAGCCACTGAAGCCATCATGTTCTGCCATCGTGGTAATTACGCAATAATAACATTACACAGTCTAAAACAAAGTAACAGAGTAATGTTACAAATGAGCTTCAGGTAACATGTTTGatcaaattaattaaaaaaatatatgtattatttatatttaatttcTACATGTAATATAGCAACATGATATAACACAATATGAtatttataaatataaatattctCTGGCAAGCTAAGGAATTTATCAAATGGATAAGAAGAAAAAACGTGCTTACTTGAGGTTCTCCGAGACGGTTTTGCCCTTATTGTAGTGTCCTCCGACCGGGTTGGCTGCAGCTATGATGGAGGTGCGTGCGGGGAGGGTGCAGACGATGCCGGCCTTGGCCAAGCTGATACTCTGCTGCTCCATGGCCTCCAACAGGGCCTGGTGCTGGGTGCCCATCTTGTCAAACTCATCTATGCAACAGATACCTGGAACaaaacgttacattacattacaatacacctAGCTTTTACACAACAGTATACAGAGTCCAATAGTATACAGTACCACATATTGTAGATGCCAATGGGGACAAGGACTAATACCAATCTTGTGAAACTCATCAATGCAACAGAtacctagaacagtggttcccaacctatgggtcgggacccaacttatgggtcgccaaagatccacagggggtcgcggagccctcttgattttaaggggtttcatttgaaatatatagcCCATGATGATTAgcctaaatgacaaagcatttaactaatacatgcatagaagcagcaaattgtaagtgctacattaaacatgtattctatatttgaccaaagaagaattgaggaataaaataactaaaataagttttcccaggaaacagagggcatcttgtgactccgtttcgtgcgggcgctcgcgtggttgggtcaccaaagcttacaatagtaaaaacatgggtccctgaagaaaaaggttgggaaccactgacctagaacattacattacacttagctgccactTTTATACACAGCATACAGTGTACAatagtactgtatacagtaccacATATATGCCAATGGGGACGAGgacttacagtgccctccataattattggcacccctggttgagatgtgttttttagcttccaattattttattttttttctaaataatatgggaccttaatggaaaaaaagagaaaaatccaaccttcaatacaagtgcatttattcagtggggaaaaaatcccacataaagaaataattatttgacatcaaataatgtgtgtcacaattattagcacccctggtgttaatattttgtacaacccccttttgccaacaaaacagcacctaatcttctcctataatgtttcacaagatgggaaaagacagaaagagggatcttcagccattcctctttgcagaatctctctaaatcatccagagacctgggtcctctcctctgtactctcctcttcagctcaccccacaggttctcaatggggttgaggtcaggggactgagatggccatgggaggagcttgattttgtgtctggtgaaccatttctgtgtagatttggccatatgtttagggtcattgtcttgctgaaagacccagtgacgacccagcttcagctttcgggcagagggcaacagattttgatttaaaatgtcctggtatttcaaagcatccatgatgccatgcaccctaacaaggttcccagggcctttggaagcgaaacagccccacagcatcactgaccccccccccatacttcacagtgggtatgaggtgcttttcagcatgcgcatctttcgtggtacgccagacccacttagagtgtttgttgccaaaaagctcaatcttggtctcatctgaccaaagcacactgtcccagttgaagccccaataccgcttggcgaactccagacgcttgcgtttatgattgtgagtgaggaaaggttttctctgtgcatgcctcccaaacagcttgttggcgtgtagacagcgcctgatggttgatttggagactttgtgaccccaggatgctaccatttgttgtaattctgtaacagtgagctttggagatcttttgatttctcttaccatcctcctcactgtgcgtggtggcaaaataaacttgggtcctcgtccaggcttgtttaccactgttccagttgttttgaacttcttaattattcctctcacagtggatatgggcagctgcagttgagtggcaatcttcttgtagcctctgcctgacctgtgaaggtcgacgcacatctgcctcacttgtatgctgtgttactttgtctttcccatgtttaagagtggataagagaaatggcctcggtgtcacgtcatatttataccccagggaaacaggaagtgatgaattactaattaaatgttcctacatactctggtaaactttgtaaactactgtagaaatgacagaaatgcttcaattatatttatttcctgggaattgttaagggtgccaataattgtggaacaggtgatttaatgaaaaataattattttttagtcagggatttttttattttcttacaattcatttgagttgaaggctacattttcctacaattttcagtgtgacagtattcttctgcaataaacactgaatttattttaaggcttttaacacatctcaaccaggggtgccaataattatggagggcacagTAAGTGCCCATTGTGTCAAACTCATCAATGCAACAGATACCCGGAACAACACATATACAGCACATACTGCCAATGAGGACAAGACACGCTAGTACACAGCAAACGAAAGCTCGCAATAGCGTGTGTATTAGACTACTGTGCTTTAGTGATACTTCATCGCCTAATTTGGGTCAAATGCCCCAATCAGCTAGGCTTGCTAAATTTAAAGTTTGTCAACCTTTAGTCAGTGATAAAACCACAAAGAATAAAAACATAAACACTGATGGCAGTTTAACTTTCTGGTGGCATTATTTTGGTATCCAAGTCATAAGGTCAAGACTGCAGAAGACTTTTGGATGAAAGGTGAATCGACCCATTGTTTATTACTAAAATTGATCATCTTTTAATGTCATTGCCTAACAAAACGTGGTGACTAAAGAAACCAAAAGGTGCCACTACCTTGATCCCCCAGCACCAGTGCTCCAGCCTCAAGCGCGTAGTCCCCAGTGCCACTGTCCCTGGACAAGGAGACGGTCAGCCCAgacgtggtggtggtgttgccacACACATAGATGCCCCGCGGTGCCACATTACACACAGCCTACAGGGGACACACAGTCTTATAAGTAAAGTCAAGTCTAAGGGGATGCAAATGTACAAGTTATTTAATAACgttttatataataatatattttgttataatatactgtatatatggactatacagtatacaccacACAGATTTGTTTTGCTCTCTTTGGTAAATAATCAAAGTGGTCAGAATATACTTAAAATAAAACACTAAATTAAACAAGCTTGCATCGAAAGACCCCCCTCACCATTTCCACAATGTTCATAAACGTATAAGTTATAGGTCAAATGCAAGTGACTCTATGCCTGCTGTTTCGGTTGGTCCACTGATAGGAAACCAGTTCAACTTTTTGAGCATTTGCATGCAACTTAGGGCTGTGGACCCTGTTTAATTACATACTTATAAACAGtacttaaggtgccggtatgcttgctgcaagatacgcgagcgcgtgcacgattcgttcatgaacgcgttaacatgcgtatttaatgtcgatttcgcgcgcgttggacacggcagccaaaagcGTGcgccaggtgcaatatcttcaaactcgctggggcgaTCTAAGATAGACCgtgcagttccacgcgtgtgcttgatatgaaaacgacaatggcagaaacttttaagagcgtctcgagTTTGTCcgcaatttcaaacatttgtgatcatacttgcaagcaagcatgtgctgtcggttgctcgcggtgacgcgcgtaatttacaactcgcagcaagcataccggcacctttagtcACATGTATGGTTCCGCCACAGGGACATGATATGCTATATGCTTTTGTCACAGACATGTAATGTACTATGTACCTGTAGCATCTGGCTCTTGCCGAGGCCTGGATCTCCAACGATGAGCATGTGAGGATCTCCTCTGATGGGGATTCGGTTCTTGTCATCGACAAACTTCTGACAGCCACCAAACAAGGCCAGAGCCAACCCTGCTTTAACCAGCTGCACAAAGCAGTGTTAAGAAAACATCATTAAAACTGAAAATGTTATTGAGgcaaaaaccaaaaaaaatcaaatatacAGATCTCTTAATTCAGCACTTGGACTCACCAAATGTCCATATATCGCTGGGCAGAGGGagctgaaaaaagaaaagaaaatcatgtTCAAAAACATCTAATTATCATCAAAAACCTGATTTATTTACGAAAAACCTTCATACACCCATTCACACATACATTCAAGCTTTCAACCACTACTAACATCGGcaggaacactcacacacaagacaacattgatttcttttttttttacttgacaaTGAGCTTGAGTAGATCCTCTTGTCCTTGGATCTCCTGGATGGCGTACAGGTCCTTGAGCGAGAACTCCACCGACGCGCCCTGGCTCTCGGGCTCCGAGGCGGCCTTGGACTTGGGGCCCTTGGAGTTGCTCACCGAGTTGGCCTCGATGTACAGCAGGAACATGCACTTGTCCTTTTTGTTCCTCCCGGCACCTGTGACATGTCACAGCAGCCATTTGTGTTCACCTTTCATAGTCTCCCTATATTGGCCTGGCTATGGGACCACTCTCGACCTTGCCAATGCAAATACATCGAATGCGACAAGAGTGTCAAcgtgacagaagtaattgactttgtgtaGAAGAGCTGGCGACAAAAGAGATAAAAtcgatttgggcgactagaggtgATTTGAGCGACACGAGCAACAGTTTttagttgaacttcagcgaatattatggtaatgagttaTGATGCGGTTCGGTGACAGCTGCCGCTAacaattggaatgtcggaatcCTTAAATTctgcttttaattttttttgcccCAGTCACATTTGCTATGAACACAGTTgtctttgtagcttttgtctcttttggtgtgtttggtgtGATTACATTGAAAGACCAAGGGTTTTAATCACGATTTGGAATAGCAGCTGGTGAGTAGAAGTTGGCTGCTGGGTGgtgggctccacacacacatttgcatactaCGTCACTGTACATATGAACATTTGGATTGtgatacacatactgtagcatactCTATAAACAGATTGAGTTATTGTAGTAATTtgatgatactgtgtgtgtgtgtgtgtgtgtgtgtgtggggtgggggtggggactgTACAGCGATAGCTGGGACGCTGTAGCTGAACAAATCTTCACTGTCGTGTATTATGGCACCATTTTTGCAGAGGTGCCAACCCAGGCTTGAGAAAGCCAAAACCCTGCCACATATATGATACAAACATTTTCTAAGCCAGCTGAGCCTACTGACCTACGACCGTCCAAACAAACCAACGTGTTAAGTGCAGGAGCAGATGGGCTACATATCTTGCTTAATTTCGGAGGACAATTATTGACATGTTGGCCATTTCAGAAGCTGGAGATGTGGTTACATAACAAATGTTGATAGCTCAGAAGCTGAATCAGCTGGACTGAATCCAGCAGGTGCTGCCCATGCTCAACTACGACCCACAAGCTCCATGTCCAACAGCAAGACATGCCTAGTCACCATCTTGAATGCCTTTGCCCTCTTAAAATAGTCATCTAGACTCAGATGACCTGCAGAtctgtgttggggggaggggggtccctCTCACTCTACATTACTCTCCCGATGGCTGACCCAGCAGAGGGCCGATCTATACTAAGGGTACAGTGTCTATTTGCGTGGTCACAGAAGACTGTGGTGACAGacaatgtttgtttatgtttttgtgcAATACATGCATACATTCAGACAAGacatgcttgcttgcatgcatgtatgcattcaTTGCTCCAGTGCTTGCTATGCAGGGACACAAGTGAAGCTTTGAAAGGCAGCCTGAAGCCCTTTCTTTCTGGAGCTTCTGGAAAATAGTGCACCTCATCTTGTCTTTTTGGGGTCTTGTTGGGGTTTTATTGCTGTTGTatcaaatgtattattattaataataataacattattattatacaCTGAGGCAAACATTACCTTCCTCACTGGAGTGTCACTTTGCTGTCAAAGTACTTTGGGCTAAATATGTTGTATGAAGTTTTACTGCTCTTGTATGCTTTTTTAATCATCATATTAACCATTATTTAAATTACACACAAAGACCGTACCTTCCTCACTGGATACTTTGACCACCCCAGTGATGGTGACCATGTCCCCGGGTACGCAGCTGTCTACCAGGTCCTGACTCAGCTCACACTCAATGGTGCGGGGTATGCGTCCCGACTCCCTCTGGTCATCCGAGATCAACTCCTGCACTCTGGGAGATAAACATAATAATGACAGTGAAGGATCAACACATCAATGCATAGGAATATTTTTTTCAAGTCCAGATGCGTACAACTAAACTCTTATGAGTACCATATCCTTGACAAACAACAAAAACTCTGGTACAAATACTACATggagaaggtcggatgaccgaaatgttgtattaaagtttgttggtggaatggacagtgtgcaggatttctatACACTTGAATGagaaccccactgggataatatcctacgcacctgcagaggtgtgcaaaagcttcATTTTGAACAAATACTACACGAAATAAGCAAGCCTTGTGTAAATATGGGTGTATAAAATGGCTGATTGGATACAGAGTGAATTATTTTCCAATTCACTGAGTGCAGTTACTTGCAAGGAATACTCTGATTTTAAATGGAATGTTGGGAAAATTCGATCTGCTGTGGCAGTGTTCCAGAGATATTTCAGTTGCAGAATGCTGTACCATGCAtacttattttaaaccaaatagtGACAATGTTCCGTTTGAAATCGTAATACTCTGTGCATGTAATTATGGTCATTGTCTTACTTTATGGTTTGCCAGTCTACTGTGAGGGTCAGAGGTGAACTTCTGTTTGGAGTGAATGATCGGCCACGACACTCATACTgcaaacactgcaaaaaacaaATGATGGATTGATACATCCCCCGTACAAAGGCAGTAGTATTAGGTTAGTATTAGGACAGTTTATGGATACTACACCAGCAAGTCACTTAAATCACTTAAACTTTAAAATTATGAAAAGTAACATTATAATTGTGTAAAGTTGACATTCAGGTTTTTAGCCCCCCTAAGGTTCATTTCTCTGGACACCACTTTAGGGGCAAATAGGTGGTTCACTTTGCACAATTTGTTTGCCGTCATGACAACATTTTCTAAATTAGCTCAAAGTCAAAACAACTGACTGCacataattaaaaattgagaggTGGGCTCTGCTGCAGACAAATGTACACTgttacaactacaactacactgTTTGCAGACAATTTGTTTCCCAAAACATACCTTTGTTGGTGTAGTGAACTTCCCATCGGGCAGGTGCAGGCTCTGGGTGTCTGCACAGCTGTTACAGGTGAAGGCCAGCTTGGTGCAGAGTGGCCGGATGTTGCTGACCCGCACCACTGTGCCCCGGATGGCTACGTACTTGCCATAGAGGTTGGCCCTCAGCGTCCTCAGGTGAGTCAGTGGCTCATAGTTATATATTCTGCAAGATAAAGAAATGCCAAAATCAAAGCAAATTATCCTCTAAAAATGTTGATTTTTATAGATTGCCTAAGATATTTAATTTGGTGTGACGACCTTTGATGCTATTTATTTTGAGACCAAAGGGTATTTTCAAATCAATGGGtctattctttttatttcttgaATGAAGCAAAGCACTGAGTAAATTTTGAAATCATGGCATTTCTTCCAGATGCAAATGAAAATTGCCTAAGAGATTAGGGTGTACTTGCAGTCATGGAATtgttaaatgtaaatgtttttaGTAAGTTATTTGCACCCCACTGTACCTTGCACTGATTTGGGGTATGTTAATAATGGGCGTTGCATAACTAGGCAGTCCCTCTTGGCTCTTCAGTTCGGCAGCATGGCACTCCAAGTCTTTTGTCAAGACCTAGCACAgtgaaatacaaaatacaaacatTGTAACAGTTCTTGGTTACACTTCATGTTACTCTCCCTGAAACAATGTAGGTACAATTGTAACATCAATGTAACAACATGCAACATCAGCTACTTGTATTGCActttatggttagggttaggtgaACAGTGTAAGAACACAACATGTATCAGGTACTACTATACATGAAACACTAGAACAAGACAACGTAAAAAAAAGTGTTAAGTATTCCTACTTGAGTTGTGTAATTACTGGTGAACAGTGAAGAGGACGTAGGAAGAAGttcagagggagtgagaggacaTGGAAATGGAGATGTGGAGAAAATCAGATTTACAGGGAGAGGCAAGGTTGCCCATGGCCTTGGCTTGGAAACTTGGAGAGAGAAGGGTTTCAAACTGATTCTGAGTTTATCAGGTGACCAGTGAAGATgctgttgggtcaaagacgtccaaaaaggaattgtcattcagtgtaacggataccttctgctgactctaactgtaaaaaacatgactctttttattctattttttcccagtgaattcatgaaagccccggctgtcatccattcacttgaaacaatttaaaaatcttgttttttacagttacagtcagcagaaggtatccgttacactgaacgACACTTCCTTTTTGGACGTTTTTGACCCTGTTGTGCATCAGTACTGC
This is a stretch of genomic DNA from Engraulis encrasicolus isolate BLACKSEA-1 chromosome 19, IST_EnEncr_1.0, whole genome shotgun sequence. It encodes these proteins:
- the mcm8 gene encoding DNA helicase MCM8; protein product: MRGQGRGNWRGGGSAGGSGSGSWRGGWNPNQNRGWRGRQWGRGNGNWNPTPGRSQAAPRVVPQPQLTQASLDITCPYKGWKLYFSEGFVESGPSVEKIKAFEQYFLSQIELYDKDEIESKGSILVDFKDCLQNKQLSAALPDLAKELRDMPERILDCLGLAIHQVLTKDLECHAAELKSQEGLPSYATPIINIPQISARIYNYEPLTHLRTLRANLYGKYVAIRGTVVRVSNIRPLCTKLAFTCNSCADTQSLHLPDGKFTTPTKCLQYECRGRSFTPNRSSPLTLTVDWQTIKVQELISDDQRESGRIPRTIECELSQDLVDSCVPGDMVTITGVVKVSSEEGAGRNKKDKCMFLLYIEANSVSNSKGPKSKAASEPESQGASVEFSLKDLYAIQEIQGQEDLLKLIVNSLCPAIYGHLLVKAGLALALFGGCQKFVDDKNRIPIRGDPHMLIVGDPGLGKSQMLQAVCNVAPRGIYVCGNTTTTSGLTVSLSRDSGTGDYALEAGALVLGDQGICCIDEFDKMGTQHQALLEAMEQQSISLAKAGIVCTLPARTSIIAAANPVGGHYNKGKTVSENLKMGSALLSRFDLVFILLDTPNEDHDHMLSEHVMAMRSGKGKGSLSGASVSRSVCSTQDSSLSLLEIPSDRPLADRLKVSSGEGFDPIPHQLLRKYVSYARHYVQPTLSAEAAQVLQDFYLELRRQNQGTDSTPITTRQLESLIRLTEARARLELRERATQEDAEDVVEIMKHSLTDTYSDEFGRLDFERSQLGSGMSNRSQVKRFVAALNQVAERMHKTSFEFQQLRQLAKDLNIQVVDFEGFVSTLNEQGYLLKKGNRVYQLQTI